A region of Hydrogenimonas cancrithermarum DNA encodes the following proteins:
- a CDS encoding NADH-quinone oxidoreductase subunit C, whose amino-acid sequence MRPYTPKDNVQAKAYYTDRFWVAPRVPEEPVPEEGVYAEDLAAVKAKHEVLKAYIQRDQLVIYINPQDNLDVLRILKEERWYEMLSEMSAVDFLAERGGFEVFYQILNLNTAKRIRVKCFVDENQAVESVNPLYRSADWAEREMWDLMGVKVNNHPYLKRLIMPDDWEGHPLRKTYPLEGDEFAQWYEVDKIFGKEARDIIGPENRDPARIDRYDTERFARLGHEVPKGAPVDEGAAAPVQYQEEEGVFLIEKFNKAPKVLDKRK is encoded by the coding sequence ATGAGACCCTATACTCCCAAAGACAATGTTCAGGCGAAAGCCTACTACACCGACCGTTTCTGGGTGGCCCCGCGCGTGCCGGAAGAGCCTGTGCCCGAAGAGGGCGTCTATGCAGAAGATCTAGCGGCCGTCAAGGCGAAACATGAAGTACTCAAAGCCTACATCCAGCGTGACCAGCTCGTCATCTACATCAACCCGCAGGACAATCTGGATGTACTCCGCATTCTGAAAGAGGAGCGCTGGTACGAGATGCTCTCGGAGATGAGTGCGGTCGATTTTCTGGCCGAACGCGGCGGCTTTGAAGTCTTTTATCAGATTTTGAATCTCAATACAGCCAAACGAATCCGCGTCAAGTGTTTCGTCGACGAAAATCAGGCGGTCGAGAGCGTCAATCCCCTCTACCGCAGCGCCGATTGGGCAGAACGCGAAATGTGGGACCTGATGGGTGTCAAAGTCAACAACCATCCTTACCTCAAACGCCTCATTATGCCGGACGACTGGGAAGGCCATCCGCTGCGCAAGACCTATCCGCTCGAAGGCGACGAATTCGCACAGTGGTACGAAGTCGACAAAATCTTCGGAAAAGAGGCACGCGATATCATCGGGCCGGAAAATCGCGATCCTGCGCGTATCGACCGCTACGACACCGAACGCTTCGCACGTCTGGGGCATGAGGTACCGAAAGGTGCTCCGGTCGACGAAGGTGCAGCGGCACCGGTTCAGTACCAGGAGGAAGAGGGTGTCTTCCTGATCGAAAAATTCAACAAAGCGCCAAAAGTGCTTGACAAGAGAAAGTAA
- a CDS encoding ATP-binding protein — protein sequence MKYLIEFLQNPDVAKTEIFEHLKCTEDEAKILRVMARRYVEGSEEVGVIDLLMEIYGDEAYGYVMHMEKIKNLFELGWLMQNSFHAIKFGELSSLELLHTSVSLSVSFLKLLENGNLDLALPEVTPYTDHLEYLQDQFLRIDLYTKMGSSRHNFNSTSPSVSRLQNKLGLLEKRIEERVAVTKEPIVVEEFFKERGLEPKERLIFLALLKEEYAGGEGNLRDMNTLIDLVSFDEYDRFKNRALLEEGAKLVSDDIIDYDEMLNPFGGITRSFFINEEILHDIIHPQKKKKRTKLKLDMLVKEQEIFELIDPKTTLDDVVLHPHTREILDGLLRQMDKKVAQRLKAWGIKSKARSIDARIIFYGPPGTGKTMTALSLAKSLKKQVLSFDCSKILSMYVGESEKNVRKIFDTFKDLAEKSKSEPVLLLNEADQFLSSRSTGPGSSADKMHNQMQNIFLEQIEQFEGMLIATTNLLENLDTAFSRRFNYKIAFKKPNKLQRVELWKKMLPEHAPYAQSFDIEKLAEFNLTGGQINLIIKNTAYRVAVKEEPLFTTDDFIAEIKKEQGGSFEGEGKSMGFLV from the coding sequence ATGAAATATCTGATTGAATTTCTGCAAAACCCGGATGTCGCGAAAACGGAAATTTTCGAGCATCTCAAATGCACGGAGGATGAGGCGAAAATCCTACGCGTGATGGCGCGCCGCTATGTCGAAGGAAGCGAAGAAGTCGGCGTGATCGATCTGCTGATGGAGATTTACGGCGATGAAGCCTACGGTTATGTCATGCATATGGAGAAGATCAAAAATCTATTCGAGCTGGGCTGGCTGATGCAGAACAGCTTCCATGCCATCAAGTTCGGCGAACTTTCATCGCTGGAACTTCTGCATACGAGCGTGAGTCTCAGTGTCTCTTTTCTGAAGCTGCTCGAAAACGGAAATCTCGACCTGGCGCTCCCTGAAGTGACGCCCTATACCGACCATCTGGAATATCTGCAGGACCAGTTTTTACGCATCGACCTCTACACCAAAATGGGGTCGTCGCGCCACAATTTCAACAGTACAAGTCCCAGTGTCAGCCGTCTTCAGAACAAACTGGGCCTGCTTGAAAAGCGGATCGAGGAGCGGGTGGCGGTCACGAAAGAGCCGATCGTCGTCGAAGAGTTCTTCAAAGAGAGGGGTCTGGAACCCAAGGAGCGGCTCATATTCCTGGCGCTTCTGAAAGAGGAGTATGCCGGCGGCGAAGGAAACCTGCGGGACATGAACACTTTGATCGATCTGGTCAGTTTCGACGAGTACGACCGCTTCAAAAACAGGGCGCTTCTGGAAGAGGGAGCGAAGCTGGTTTCTGACGATATCATCGACTATGACGAGATGCTCAACCCCTTTGGTGGCATCACCCGTTCTTTTTTTATCAACGAGGAGATTCTGCACGATATCATCCACCCGCAGAAAAAGAAAAAGAGGACGAAACTCAAGCTCGATATGCTGGTTAAAGAGCAGGAGATCTTCGAACTTATCGACCCCAAAACGACACTCGACGATGTCGTTCTGCATCCGCATACACGCGAGATTCTCGACGGCCTTTTGCGCCAGATGGACAAGAAAGTGGCCCAGCGCCTCAAAGCGTGGGGTATCAAATCGAAAGCCCGCAGTATCGATGCACGCATCATCTTTTACGGCCCTCCCGGTACGGGCAAGACGATGACGGCCCTCTCTTTGGCCAAGTCGCTCAAAAAACAGGTGCTCAGTTTCGACTGTTCGAAAATTCTTTCGATGTATGTCGGCGAGAGCGAAAAGAATGTACGAAAGATCTTCGATACGTTCAAAGATCTGGCCGAAAAGTCCAAAAGCGAACCGGTACTGCTTCTCAACGAAGCGGACCAGTTCCTGAGCAGCCGAAGCACAGGGCCCGGAAGTTCGGCTGACAAGATGCACAACCAGATGCAGAACATCTTCCTCGAGCAGATCGAGCAGTTCGAGGGGATGTTGATCGCGACGACCAACCTGCTGGAAAATCTGGATACCGCCTTCTCTCGCCGCTTCAACTACAAGATTGCGTTTAAAAAACCGAATAAGCTGCAGCGGGTGGAGCTCTGGAAGAAGATGTTACCCGAACATGCACCTTATGCCCAGAGTTTCGATATCGAAAAATTGGCGGAGTTCAACCTTACCGGCGGACAGATCAACCTCATTATCAAAAATACGGCCTACCGCGTCGCCGTCAAAGAAGAGCCGCTCTTTACGACAGATGATTTCATCGCCGAGATCAAGAAGGAGCAGGGCGGAAGTTTTGAGGGCGAGGGCAAGTCGATGGGATTTCTGGTGTGA
- a CDS encoding NADH-ubiquinone oxidoreductase subunit E family protein, which produces MVRYDLRHLHDDFYDRMMELLETKTQVGEVAIFLFEIGDFSPIQKTADMVKEAGHELLNSLKFNEADWTIVVRRKK; this is translated from the coding sequence ATGGTACGTTACGATTTACGCCATCTTCATGATGATTTTTACGACAGAATGATGGAACTGTTGGAGACAAAGACGCAGGTCGGCGAGGTTGCGATTTTCCTGTTCGAGATCGGCGACTTCAGCCCGATTCAGAAAACTGCGGACATGGTCAAGGAAGCTGGACATGAGTTGCTCAACTCGCTCAAGTTCAACGAAGCCGACTGGACCATCGTGGTGAGAAGGAAAAAGTAG
- a CDS encoding 2Fe-2S iron-sulfur cluster-binding protein produces MITLTIDGQKIEAKKGETILQAARRAGLYIPTMCYLSKVKPIASCRLCVVEVKGADGFILSCQAPVLDGMEVRTNSPELFGHRQNIMKLYDVNHPLECGVCDKSGACDLQNKTLEFGVDSQEFSAKEHKRDLRKWEFIGYDESLCILCEKCVHVCNEVIGDDAIEIYFGGYNSRIQPKGTEELECTNCGECVAVCPVGALISTDFQYKANAWELEKIPASCAHCSAGCALNYERKYAGTCEAGEQKLYRATNEFEFSTLCGAGRFGFDFENHVQGKDKESFEKAIEAFKKADTIRFTSRITNEEAMILQKLKEKHGYKLLNEDARNYQRFLESYATMSGKTLFNGSLESLADADGVIVMGSRILTDNPAVRYHITMASKRHNARVVYMHPMEDKQMQNVVTQFVKYEVGTEEGVLAMLAKTMLEGKVDVKKIESFLNDLDEGYLSAESNVGEEELEAVKKSLARCKRIALVIGEDCINHPRAEQIARLAALFERFGGVSVLPVAPKTNSLGVALVCDLDEKAGNYTIGYNAPGDFVLSSLGEGDLDMPALNQQEGTFTTLDKRVVPTNVALPFHGYVLNDIAIELGVEARYTIDYTEQLPQEKGFETVRFDDIPYYFSNKEGEVRGYELKRMKHSVDSTLEEVADLPEFNGAILYRCDPVLQFGPQTYRASQLSKEEPVLFGSQQFAMAAKLKEGMRVKLHVGGVEMERVFKIDPDLKGTIALNPTFDLGLREDLLSSIYRYSQSKIEVVGQ; encoded by the coding sequence ATGATTACATTGACAATCGACGGCCAGAAAATCGAAGCTAAAAAGGGTGAAACGATCCTGCAGGCAGCACGCCGTGCGGGACTCTACATTCCGACGATGTGCTACCTGAGCAAAGTGAAGCCGATCGCTTCCTGCCGGCTTTGTGTCGTGGAGGTGAAAGGGGCGGATGGGTTTATCCTCAGCTGCCAGGCACCTGTGCTCGACGGGATGGAGGTTCGGACCAATTCACCCGAACTCTTCGGCCACCGTCAGAACATTATGAAGCTATACGATGTCAACCATCCGCTCGAATGCGGCGTCTGTGACAAGAGCGGAGCGTGCGATCTTCAGAACAAGACGCTCGAGTTCGGTGTCGACAGCCAGGAGTTTTCGGCGAAAGAGCACAAGCGCGACCTACGCAAATGGGAGTTCATCGGCTACGACGAGTCGCTTTGTATTTTGTGTGAAAAGTGTGTGCATGTCTGTAACGAAGTGATCGGTGACGATGCGATCGAGATCTATTTCGGGGGCTACAATTCACGCATTCAGCCAAAGGGAACCGAAGAGCTCGAGTGTACCAACTGCGGCGAGTGTGTGGCTGTATGTCCGGTCGGTGCACTGATCAGTACCGACTTCCAGTACAAAGCCAATGCCTGGGAGCTCGAGAAGATTCCGGCCAGTTGTGCCCACTGCAGTGCAGGATGTGCACTCAACTACGAGCGCAAATATGCCGGAACGTGCGAAGCGGGCGAGCAGAAGCTCTACCGTGCCACAAACGAGTTCGAGTTTTCGACACTCTGCGGTGCGGGGCGCTTTGGATTCGACTTTGAAAACCATGTGCAAGGCAAAGACAAAGAGTCGTTTGAAAAAGCGATCGAAGCTTTTAAAAAAGCCGATACGATACGCTTTACGAGCCGCATCACCAACGAAGAGGCAATGATTTTGCAGAAGCTCAAAGAGAAGCACGGCTACAAACTTCTCAACGAAGACGCGAGAAACTATCAAAGATTCCTCGAAAGCTATGCGACGATGAGCGGTAAGACCCTCTTCAACGGTTCGCTCGAATCATTGGCCGACGCCGACGGTGTGATCGTGATGGGTTCGCGCATCCTGACCGACAACCCTGCGGTACGCTATCACATCACGATGGCTTCCAAGCGTCATAACGCGCGTGTCGTCTATATGCATCCGATGGAAGACAAACAGATGCAAAATGTCGTGACACAGTTTGTGAAATACGAAGTCGGTACCGAAGAGGGCGTGCTTGCGATGCTTGCCAAGACTATGCTCGAAGGCAAAGTCGACGTCAAGAAGATCGAGAGTTTCCTGAACGATCTGGACGAAGGGTATCTCAGTGCCGAGAGCAATGTCGGTGAAGAGGAACTCGAAGCGGTCAAAAAATCGCTGGCACGATGCAAGCGTATCGCCCTCGTGATCGGTGAAGACTGCATCAATCATCCGAGAGCCGAACAGATCGCGCGTCTTGCGGCACTCTTCGAACGCTTTGGCGGGGTCAGCGTACTGCCGGTTGCACCCAAGACCAATTCACTTGGGGTCGCCCTTGTCTGCGATCTGGATGAGAAAGCGGGAAATTACACGATTGGCTACAATGCACCGGGAGATTTCGTACTCAGTTCTCTGGGAGAGGGCGATCTGGACATGCCGGCGCTCAACCAGCAGGAGGGAACGTTCACCACGCTTGACAAGCGTGTCGTGCCGACCAATGTGGCCCTGCCGTTTCATGGATACGTTCTCAACGATATCGCGATCGAATTGGGTGTCGAAGCACGCTATACGATCGACTATACAGAGCAGTTGCCTCAGGAGAAGGGATTCGAAACCGTACGATTCGACGACATCCCATACTACTTCAGCAACAAAGAGGGTGAAGTACGCGGGTATGAGCTCAAGAGAATGAAACATTCAGTCGATTCGACGCTCGAAGAGGTGGCGGACCTTCCGGAGTTCAACGGGGCGATTCTCTACCGTTGCGATCCGGTACTGCAGTTCGGTCCGCAAACCTATCGTGCATCGCAGTTGAGCAAAGAGGAACCGGTTCTGTTCGGTTCACAACAGTTTGCGATGGCCGCGAAACTGAAAGAGGGGATGCGGGTCAAGTTGCATGTTGGGGGAGTCGAGATGGAGCGTGTGTTTAAAATCGACCCAGACCTGAAGGGTACGATCGCGCTCAATCCGACCTTTGACTTGGGATTAAGAGAAGATTTGCTATCTTCAATCTATCGATACAGCCAAAGCAAAATTGAAGTAGTGGGACAATAA
- the nuoD gene encoding NADH dehydrogenase (quinone) subunit D, translated as MQQTNKLRPFFENLEFEREDNHMVINFGPQHPSAHGQLRLILELDGEQVVRAVPDIGYLHRGMEKMAENMIYNEFLPTTDRMDYIAATSNNYGFALAVERLIGLEVPRRAQVIRTILLELNRIISHLFWLATHALDVGAMSVFLYCFREREFAMDLMEDYCGARLTHSAVRIGGVPLDLPEGWLGALAKFVNELPGNIKDYEDLLTENRIWRMRLEGVGVVDQEMAKSWGCTGIMLRGSGIEYDIRKEEPYELYGELEFDIPVTDSCDSYGRYKLYMEEMRQSVRIIQQLIAMYDDTPPELMAHAPQYISAPKEDIMTQNYSLMQHFVLVTQGMRPPVGEVYVPTESPKGELGFYINSQGDPYPYRLKVRAPSFWHCGILQDLLPGTYIADIVTIIGNTNIVFGEIDR; from the coding sequence ATGCAACAAACCAACAAACTACGACCGTTTTTCGAAAACCTGGAGTTCGAACGCGAAGACAACCATATGGTGATCAACTTCGGACCGCAGCACCCCTCCGCACACGGACAGCTTCGCCTGATTCTTGAACTCGACGGTGAGCAAGTGGTTCGCGCGGTTCCCGATATCGGCTATCTGCACCGCGGGATGGAGAAGATGGCGGAGAATATGATCTACAACGAGTTCCTGCCAACGACCGACCGTATGGACTACATCGCCGCGACCTCGAACAACTACGGTTTCGCCTTGGCGGTCGAAAGACTGATCGGCCTCGAAGTACCGCGTCGTGCGCAGGTGATCCGTACGATCCTGCTGGAACTCAACCGCATCATCTCACACCTCTTCTGGCTGGCGACACATGCCCTCGACGTCGGCGCGATGAGTGTCTTCCTCTACTGTTTCCGAGAGCGCGAGTTCGCGATGGACTTGATGGAAGATTACTGCGGAGCGCGTTTGACCCATTCAGCCGTACGTATCGGCGGCGTGCCGCTCGATCTTCCGGAAGGATGGCTCGGCGCATTGGCGAAATTCGTCAATGAACTTCCGGGCAACATCAAAGATTACGAAGATCTTCTGACGGAAAACCGCATCTGGCGTATGCGCCTCGAAGGTGTCGGCGTCGTCGACCAGGAGATGGCGAAGAGCTGGGGATGTACGGGCATTATGCTGCGGGGAAGCGGCATCGAGTACGACATCCGCAAAGAGGAGCCGTACGAGCTCTATGGCGAACTCGAATTCGACATTCCGGTGACCGACAGCTGCGACAGCTACGGCCGCTACAAGCTCTATATGGAAGAGATGCGGCAGTCGGTCCGTATCATCCAGCAACTGATCGCGATGTACGACGATACACCGCCGGAATTGATGGCCCACGCACCGCAGTATATCTCTGCGCCGAAAGAGGACATCATGACGCAGAACTATTCGCTCATGCAGCACTTCGTTCTCGTCACACAGGGGATGCGACCGCCGGTTGGGGAAGTCTACGTTCCGACCGAAAGCCCCAAAGGGGAACTCGGCTTCTACATCAATTCGCAGGGCGACCCATATCCGTATCGGCTGAAAGTAAGGGCACCGAGTTTCTGGCACTGCGGTATTTTGCAGGATCTTCTGCCGGGTACCTATATCGCCGATATCGTCACGATTATCGGTAATACCAACATCGTCTTCGGCGAAATCGATAGATAA
- a CDS encoding FAD-dependent oxidoreductase, with product MARVVFSTWRGEFIDNRGKPEEEWVESTYKLPEQYEADRNAKAFIGWDGFAIFDEAVDVVRLGTEYAATYQKYSEACGRCAPGRWGGRILYDLMDKIARGEGEASDLEHLKDVSRTMMETSKCEIGRTVPKPLLDMMEHYHDTFMDLIENKKPSKDYHLEEVNYIAKVTAPCMDACPTHVDIPAYIEGVRDLRYDDSLKATRQTMPLAHTCGRVCPHPCEDECRRANLDEPISIMELKRLGADYETDHGLEWLHPKEPAKEKIDKKVAIVGAGPAGLTAAYYLGLEGIQCDVYEELPVLGGEVAVGVPEYRMPVDRYNKDIELAKSVGTNFIMNTRVDADMLRKFDEEYDATLLSFGTRLSKKVRAKNEREDMPGYWGAISFLDEINLYVKYGIGKPVDLTGKTVVCVGGGFTSMDVVRCSIRANAEKVIMLYRRDEKTIIRNTTYEEYHEAVEEGVEFIFHSAVEEIIEDENGRLKALKCNRFELVPDPDGGRPQLVKIEGADFIIECDFLIPAVSQAADLSLLPEEWELELTSWGTLKTNGRDYMTSRKGLFAAGDCEYGPMTIVNAVGQAKRAASVISRYVKTGEITLTDEEIMEDHLRKLRVYDKNEKVTGWLPGLPRQVSEKLSVEERRDNNREVNLGFTQEEAIAEAERCMRCYYIAMTAV from the coding sequence GTGGCCCGAGTGGTTTTCTCGACCTGGCGCGGTGAGTTTATCGACAACCGCGGCAAACCCGAAGAGGAGTGGGTTGAGTCGACATACAAACTGCCGGAGCAGTACGAAGCGGACCGTAACGCCAAAGCCTTTATCGGCTGGGACGGATTCGCCATATTCGACGAAGCGGTCGATGTCGTACGCCTGGGCACCGAGTATGCGGCGACCTACCAGAAGTATTCGGAAGCGTGCGGCCGTTGCGCGCCGGGTCGATGGGGTGGACGTATTTTGTACGACCTGATGGACAAAATCGCCCGCGGCGAAGGGGAAGCGAGCGATCTCGAGCATCTCAAAGATGTGTCGCGTACGATGATGGAGACATCCAAGTGTGAAATCGGACGGACGGTTCCCAAACCGCTTCTGGATATGATGGAGCACTACCATGACACTTTTATGGATCTCATCGAAAACAAGAAGCCGAGCAAAGATTATCATCTCGAAGAGGTGAACTACATCGCGAAAGTGACGGCACCATGTATGGATGCCTGTCCTACGCATGTCGACATTCCCGCCTATATCGAGGGGGTTCGTGACTTGCGTTACGACGACTCGCTCAAAGCGACGCGTCAGACGATGCCGCTTGCACATACCTGCGGCCGTGTCTGTCCGCATCCGTGTGAAGACGAGTGCCGCCGGGCCAATCTCGACGAGCCGATCTCGATTATGGAGCTCAAGCGTCTCGGCGCCGACTATGAAACCGACCACGGGCTCGAGTGGCTGCATCCCAAGGAGCCGGCGAAAGAGAAGATCGACAAAAAAGTGGCGATCGTCGGTGCGGGCCCTGCGGGCCTTACGGCAGCCTACTATCTCGGCCTCGAAGGGATTCAGTGCGACGTCTATGAAGAGTTGCCTGTTCTTGGCGGTGAAGTGGCTGTCGGTGTTCCTGAATACCGAATGCCGGTCGATCGCTACAACAAAGATATCGAATTGGCAAAAAGTGTCGGCACCAACTTCATCATGAACACCAGAGTCGATGCCGATATGCTCCGCAAATTCGACGAAGAGTACGACGCGACGCTGCTGTCGTTCGGGACACGTCTGAGCAAGAAGGTACGGGCGAAGAACGAACGCGAAGATATGCCGGGCTACTGGGGCGCGATCAGTTTCCTCGACGAGATAAACCTCTATGTCAAATACGGGATCGGAAAGCCGGTCGATCTGACAGGCAAGACGGTTGTCTGTGTCGGTGGTGGTTTCACCTCGATGGATGTCGTGCGCTGTTCGATCCGTGCCAATGCGGAAAAGGTGATCATGCTCTATCGCCGCGACGAGAAGACGATCATTCGCAACACGACGTATGAAGAGTACCATGAAGCGGTCGAAGAGGGTGTCGAGTTCATCTTCCACTCGGCGGTCGAAGAGATCATCGAAGATGAAAATGGGCGTTTGAAGGCACTCAAGTGCAACCGTTTCGAACTGGTACCCGATCCGGATGGCGGGCGCCCACAGTTGGTCAAGATCGAAGGCGCCGATTTCATCATCGAGTGCGATTTCCTGATTCCTGCCGTCAGCCAGGCTGCGGACCTGAGCCTGCTTCCGGAAGAGTGGGAGCTCGAGCTTACCAGTTGGGGAACGCTCAAAACGAACGGCCGTGACTATATGACGAGCCGCAAAGGCCTCTTTGCGGCCGGTGATTGCGAGTACGGCCCGATGACGATCGTCAATGCCGTCGGTCAGGCGAAGCGTGCCGCTTCCGTAATTTCGCGCTATGTCAAAACGGGTGAAATTACCCTGACGGACGAAGAGATCATGGAAGATCATCTGCGAAAACTGCGTGTCTATGACAAAAACGAGAAGGTAACTGGTTGGCTGCCCGGACTTCCGCGGCAGGTTAGCGAAAAACTTTCGGTCGAAGAGCGCCGCGACAATAACCGCGAGGTCAACCTTGGTTTTACGCAGGAAGAGGCGATCGCCGAAGCAGAACGCTGCATGCGATGCTACTATATCGCGATGACGGCTGTATAA
- a CDS encoding NAD(P)H-quinone oxidoreductase subunit 3 has protein sequence MTHMVVDHPYFGAFMLLLITFGAFSATLFAARFVSRKLARLDTEKLKLTIYECGPEVTKQPNTISAQFYLFALLFILFDVEIIFMFPWAIDFKVLGWFGFAEMILFIVLLAIGFIYAWKKGALEWHSIK, from the coding sequence ATGACACATATGGTCGTGGATCATCCGTATTTCGGTGCCTTTATGCTGCTGCTGATCACCTTCGGTGCTTTCAGCGCGACTCTGTTTGCCGCACGGTTTGTCAGCCGTAAACTGGCACGGCTCGATACCGAGAAGCTCAAGCTCACCATCTATGAGTGCGGGCCGGAGGTTACAAAACAGCCCAACACGATTTCGGCGCAGTTCTACCTTTTCGCCCTTCTCTTCATCCTCTTCGATGTCGAGATTATCTTTATGTTTCCGTGGGCGATCGACTTTAAAGTCCTGGGATGGTTTGGATTTGCCGAAATGATTCTATTTATCGTATTGCTTGCAATCGGATTTATTTACGCATGGAAGAAAGGAGCGCTTGAATGGCACAGCATCAAGTAA
- a CDS encoding NuoB/complex I 20 kDa subunit family protein, which yields MAQHQVNYTQSGGLPVALTTVDKILNWGRSNSVWALTYGLACCAIEMMASGASRYDFDRFGTIFRASPRQADLMIVAGTLTKKHAEFIRRLYDQMTEPKWVISMGSCANTGGMFNTYATVQGVDRVIPVDLYLPGCAPRPETLQYAVMLLQQKIRRESANKSQKPKRLV from the coding sequence ATGGCACAGCATCAAGTAAACTATACACAAAGTGGCGGTCTGCCGGTCGCACTGACGACGGTCGACAAGATCCTCAACTGGGGCCGAAGCAACTCGGTCTGGGCCCTGACTTACGGGCTCGCGTGCTGTGCGATCGAAATGATGGCATCGGGTGCGAGCCGTTACGACTTCGACCGTTTCGGTACGATTTTCCGTGCCTCTCCGCGACAGGCGGACCTGATGATCGTTGCCGGCACGCTGACGAAGAAGCATGCCGAGTTCATACGCCGTCTCTATGACCAGATGACGGAGCCCAAGTGGGTCATCTCGATGGGAAGTTGCGCCAACACCGGCGGGATGTTCAACACCTACGCGACAGTACAGGGTGTCGACCGTGTCATTCCCGTCGATCTCTATCTTCCGGGCTGCGCCCCGCGCCCCGAGACATTGCAGTATGCCGTGATGCTGCTTCAGCAGAAGATTCGGCGCGAATCTGCCAACAAATCTCAAAAACCGAAAAGGCTGGTATGA